In Candidatus Liberimonas magnetica, one DNA window encodes the following:
- the trxA gene encoding thioredoxin encodes MADMVINEQNFDAEVLNSQVPVLVDFWAPWCGPCKMIGPVVEEIAKEYAGKLKVGKINTDENLGVASKYQITSIPCLLFFKAGKVVERIVGFRSKNDLKKIVDKVIA; translated from the coding sequence ATGGCAGATATGGTCATTAATGAACAGAATTTTGACGCAGAAGTATTAAATTCACAGGTTCCTGTGTTAGTAGATTTTTGGGCGCCATGGTGCGGCCCGTGCAAGATGATAGGCCCGGTAGTAGAAGAAATAGCCAAAGAATATGCCGGAAAACTGAAAGTAGGGAAAATCAATACGGACGAAAACCTCGGTGTTGCAAGCAAATATCAAATAACTTCTATACCCTGCCTCCTTTTCTTTAAAGCCGGGAAAGTTGTGGAAAGAATCGTAGGTTTTAGATCAAAGAATGACCTGAAAAAAATAGTAGATAAGGTAATAGCCTAA
- the trxB gene encoding thioredoxin-disulfide reductase produces the protein MSDNIYDVIIIGGGPAGLTAAIYTTRSKLKTLLIEKMGCGGQVIITDNIENYPGFPEGISGFELSAKFEEQARKFGVEIINDEVTGLIIEKTDNLKTVKTQNSSFKTLTVIISSGANPKKLQVPGEEEFLGKGVSYCATCDGPFFKAKDIIVVGGGDSAVEEAIYLTRFAKKVTLIHRRDRLRAAKLIQDRAFNNPKMVIVLNSIVTKITGDENVKGVLIKNVVDGKEKQTDASGVFIFAGYVPNTMFLKDTLKLDERCYVLTDNDMKTSVPGIFACGDVRNKMLKQVVTAVGDGAAAAFSAQEYVDELKGTSYK, from the coding sequence ATGAGCGACAATATTTATGACGTTATAATCATAGGCGGAGGCCCTGCTGGCCTGACTGCAGCTATATATACGACCCGTTCAAAATTAAAGACACTCCTCATAGAAAAAATGGGGTGCGGCGGGCAGGTTATAATTACGGACAACATTGAAAACTATCCTGGATTTCCAGAAGGGATAAGCGGTTTTGAACTTTCGGCAAAATTTGAAGAACAGGCAAGGAAGTTCGGCGTTGAAATAATAAACGACGAAGTAACCGGCTTAATAATAGAAAAAACTGATAACCTGAAAACCGTAAAAACCCAAAACTCTTCATTTAAAACATTAACTGTAATAATATCTTCTGGAGCTAACCCTAAAAAGCTTCAAGTGCCCGGTGAAGAGGAGTTTTTAGGAAAGGGAGTTTCCTACTGTGCAACCTGTGACGGCCCGTTTTTTAAAGCAAAAGACATTATAGTGGTGGGTGGGGGCGATTCTGCGGTAGAGGAAGCCATTTATCTTACAAGATTTGCAAAAAAGGTAACTCTCATACACAGAAGGGACAGGCTGCGCGCGGCAAAGCTAATACAAGACAGGGCCTTTAATAATCCTAAAATGGTTATTGTTTTAAACTCTATAGTAACAAAAATAACAGGCGACGAAAATGTGAAGGGCGTATTAATCAAAAATGTAGTGGATGGAAAGGAAAAACAGACAGATGCTTCGGGTGTCTTTATTTTTGCAGGCTATGTGCCAAACACTATGTTCCTGAAAGATACGCTTAAATTAGATGAAAGATGTTACGTTTTAACGGATAATGATATGAAGACTTCTGTGCCTGGTATATTTGCCTGCGGAGACGTGAGAAACAAGATGTTAAAACAGGTAGTAACTGCCGTAGGGGACGGCGCAGCCGCTGCTTTCTCAGCACAAGAATATGTAGACGAATTAAAAGGAACATCGTACAAATAA
- a CDS encoding addiction module protein, which produces MNANAKKIIEKALDLPPIERAELVEYIFESFNKEFRKEVDKQWIKESEDRINAYDQGKLKAIPAKDVFKRIDK; this is translated from the coding sequence ATGAACGCAAATGCAAAAAAAATTATTGAAAAAGCATTAGATTTACCTCCGATTGAGCGAGCAGAACTGGTTGAATATATTTTTGAGAGTTTTAATAAAGAATTCCGCAAAGAAGTTGATAAGCAGTGGATCAAGGAATCGGAAGATAGGATTAATGCTTATGACCAAGGGAAGTTGAAAGCTATTCCTGCAAAAGACGTTTTCAAAAGAATAGATAAATAA